GAAACTTCTTTCACATATGAATTCaatggtatgctttgtgtaacatgcatgtcatatatcattgtgCTAACCCATGGTCAAGGTAACCTCGAAAAACATATTGAACCCTATATAGGTGGAAGGAAGGAGTAGCGCATTTAAAAAAATTACTTATGAGGCATGTCTTTAACGAGGAGAGATGTGTTTAAAAATAACATAATATGTTATTGTACCAATAGCGCTTTTCAAAAGAACAcaagtctacaagctaataaatgaagccatctatgacaccACAACTATGTTACtatgagggtgcttggatacgttttagtcccatgactaaaaatagtgggactaaaacttgctagcctcacccatgcttggatacaAATACTAAATAGACTAAAATCGAGTTAATGGGCATTTATTATCcttcaaaccctccaatccagaactcgcatgtgctACAGGAGAGGAGTtgaatgaggagagagaggactaatccacattttagtagggttcccttgactaaatttttttagtctcaagactagttctagcctctctttagtcaggggtgattggaactttagcctctaaaaaagactagttttagtcagactaaaaatagtcccttggattCAAGCATGCTCTATGACCAGCCTTAGGTATTATTTGTAATTTCAGTTGTAGTAAGTGAGTGGCAATCAGAATCTTAATCTCGCTGAACAGAGATCTGTATCCATGATTAATTTGTTGACTACACACCTGAGGAACTATAatcttttttattttggtgggcctGCGCACCATGCGTGCTTTGGGCGTTGTTGTTAAGATGATAACATCCCATTAATTAACACTCAACCACCGCTCCAGTAGCATTCCTACGTGTACTGATCGAAACCCGTACTGTTGGTGCACCAGCTCGGGAGCGAGTGTTTCCGTTTCATTCGCTTGTCCTCCCGAAATGGTCCAGGCAGCCAGTGTTTCCCAATATTTGAGTGGTTTAAGCACCTAAATTAAGGCTATAGGTAGAGCGTTGACGTGTCCAGGGATCGATCGATCCATCGACGAGCTAGCTGATCACCACTACTTGTCCTAATAGTAACATTGATGAGGGCAGCTAGCTGACAGGAAGAGCTCGTCCAATAAATCTCGTGTTGATGAGTTGGGTCAATTATTCGTCGACGATAGCTGTCTGTTGCGAATACGGATGCACATGCCGAcgtctagtagtagtagtagtagtaggcatGTGTTTTTTTGGTTGACCGATTAATTTGCTTCTGATTGGAGTTGCCATGTTGTAATGGATGCATGCAGGTCCACCGGAACTCGTACGCGCTGGTGGTGAGCATGGAGAACATCACGCTGAACTGGTACTGGGGCAACGACCGCTCCATGCTCATGTCCAACTGCCTCTTCCGCATGGGCGGCGCGGCGATCCTCCTCAGCAACCGCGCCGCCGACAAGCGCCGCTCAAAGTACCAGCTCGTGCACACCGTGCGGACGCACCACGGCGCCGACGACCGCGCCTACCGCTGCGTGTTCCAGGAGGAGGACAAGGCCGGCCGGGTCGGCGTCGCGCTCTCCAAGGACCTCATGGCCGTCGCCGGCGAGGCCCTCAAGACCAACATCACCACGCTCGGGCCCCTCGTTCTCCCCATGTCCGAGCAGATCCTTTTCCTCACCTCTCTCATCGGCAAGAAGATCTTTGGCCTCAAGATGAAGCCCTACATTCCGGACTTCAAGATGGCGTTCGAGCACTTCTGCATCCATGCCGGCGGCAGGGCGGTGCTGGACACCATCGAGAAGAACCTGGAGCTCAGTGACTGGCACATGGAGCCTTCAAGGATGACGTTGAACCGGTGGGGGAACACGTCCAGCAGCTCGCTCTGGTACGAGCTTGCGTACACGGAGGCCAAgggacgcgtccggcgcgggcaCCGTGCGTGGCAGATCGCCTTCGGGTCAGGGTTCAAGTGTAACAGCGCGGTGTGGCGCGCGCTCAAAGACATTCACCCATCAAAGGAAGCGGGCAGCAACCCGTGGATTGAGGAGATCCACCGGTTCCCGGTCGAGGTGCCCAAGGTGGAGAGCGTCGTTTCATCGCCATGATAGACTCGTCAAGGTCGAGTACCAATGGTTTTCTAGAAAAGAATCTTTCTTTTCAAGTTGAAAGGTATCTGTTGAATTATTTGTATCATTGTGATGTAGCATCAAGTTAATTGATGGTTTGAGCTAGCTCAATTGATATGGAACTTCAATTGGTGTATTTTTGTTGGTTTGGCTGGGTGCCTCAGTTTGTTATAATATAAGGGAGTGACTACGTGCAAGGTGACTGTTTTTAATTTTTGGGTCAGTTGACTGACCATAATTTTTGCTCAGTCGATTTGCATGCAGCGGGACCATGGGCTGCCCCCGTCAAGTGCTACTGCAAAgtcagatttttttttcttttgtacgTTGGTACAGACTGCTCTAGCATAGTGTTCAAAGCGTTTATAGGTGACGGAAGAATAGCACTCTCACACATATTTGCATGCAACGGTTAGTGATTATATGTGCAATCTCTCACACATGTATATttatttttatatgcatgaatacaatacatacacatatacacatgtatatatcATTTTGAAGGGAGAGAAGGGGGGGTGCGGTACTTAAACCCATATTTGATATTTCTAACTCATTTATGTCTACTACTAATCATCGCACTAGACAACTTAATATTAGATTTTTTCGATAAATTACACAGGCCGTACTGAATGTTCTTATAGAAGCCACACAACTTTGGACCCGAATTGAGGATTGCACAAACATGCTTCATCTTTAAGCGGCTATTGAAAAATAAATGAAGTCTCACCCAAAATTTGAACTGTTAAATTAAAAATTGAGCACCTGTGTTGGTTTCACCTTAAAGAGTAAATGGTAAAAAAAATAAGAGTAAATACGAATAAAAAAAGAAACTTTATAAAAAATGAAATAGTACAATTGGTATTAACCTTAAAGAACAAAACAATGaaaacaaataatgacaaaatttgcacacaatttacacagaAATTGCGCTATTCTAAAATATGCAAGAATATGTGTATAATAAAGGAATTTTCACAAAAAAGAAAGTTTCCTAGGAAGAAATAAATTTTTTGAGAGCAATGCCCTTGGGTGCACTTTATTAAAATCAAATGACGGTtacatcaaaaacaatttctgggACAAGACAATAAATTAttagcattggtattacccttaacgaagaaacaaaacaaaataaaactgaAGCAAATTcaaaataataaagttttctatGAAAGAATGAACTAGTGGCTTTTGTATTACCCTTCAATAAGAAAGAAGATGAAATAAATACTAAAACGGACTCAAAGTAGTGAAATTTCCAAAGAAAAAATGAATTTGTGAAATTGGTATTACGATTTAAGAAAAAAAACACAAAACAAATCTAAATCAGACAATTACAAATTTACACACGATATACATAAAAAATGCGCGTTATAAGAATACACAAGAATAAGCATATGAaagtgaattttttttcaaaaaaaaaattcctatgtacgATTGAATTAATGACATTCGTATtacattaaaaaaagaaaaaaaatgaaataaatactaaaacaaaaccaaaataatgaaattttctaaggaagaatgaattggtgggcgtttgatacgtctccaatgtatctataattttttattgttccacgctattatattacctgttttggatgtttaatgggctttactatacacttttatatcatttttgggactaacctactaaccgtaggcccagcccaaattgttgtttattgcctatttcagtgtttcgcagaaaaggaatatcaaacggaatgaaaccttcgggagagttatttttggaacggaatcaatccaggagacttggagtagacgtcagggaagcaacgaggaagccacgaggcagggaggcacgccctacccccctgggcgtgccccccgcccttgtgggcccctcatggctcccctgtatgacttctttcgtctatatatgtctatattgttggggaacattgcataaaataaaaaatttcctacgttcaccaagatcaatctatgagttcatctagcaacgagaaagagaagtgcatctacatacccttgtagatcgcgtgcggaagcgttcaagagaacggggttgagggagtcgttctcgtcgtgatccaaatcaccggagatcctagcgccgaacggacggcacctccgcgttcaacacacgtatggtcagcgtgacgtctcctccttcttgatccagcaagggggggaggagaggttgatgaatatccagtagcacgacggcatggtggtggatgcagcagggctccggcagggcttcgccaagcaactatgggaggaggaggtgtagcagggaggggagggaggcgccagggtgttgggtgcggctgccctcccaccccccccctctttatatagggaccccaaggggggcgccggccctagagatgggatctctaggggggcggcggccaaggggggtggagtgccccccaaggcaagtggaggcgccccctcccctagggttcccaaccctaggcgcagaggggagcccaggagggcgcaccagcccactaggggctggttcccctcccacttcagcccatggggcccttagggataggtggccccacccggtggacccccggaaccattctggtggtcccggtacaatactggtgactcCCGAAactctcgatggccgaaactgcacttcctatatataattctttacctctggaccattccggaactccttgtgacttccgggatctcatccgagactccgaacaactttcggtttgctgcatactcatattcatacaaccctagcgtcaccaaaccttaagtgtgtagaccctacgggttcgggagatatgcagacatgaccgagacggctctccggtcaataaccaacagcgggatctggatacccatgttggctcccacatactcctcgatgatctcatcgaatgaaccacgatgtcgaggatttaagcaaccccgtatacaattccctttgtcaatcggtacgttacttgcccgagattcgatcgtcggtatcccaatacctcgttcaatatcgttaccggcaagtcactttactcgtaccgtaatgcatgatcccgtgaccagacacttggtcactttgagctcattatgatgatgcactaccgagtgggcccagagatacctctccgtcatacgagtgacaaatcctagtctcgatccgtgtcaacccaacagacactttcggagatacctgtagtgcacctttatagtcacccagttacgttgtgacgtttggtacacccaaagcactcctacggtatccgggagttacacgatctcatggtctaaggaaaagatacttgacattggaaaagctctagcaaacgaactacacgatctttgtgc
Above is a window of Triticum aestivum cultivar Chinese Spring chromosome 6B, IWGSC CS RefSeq v2.1, whole genome shotgun sequence DNA encoding:
- the LOC123135914 gene encoding 3-ketoacyl-CoA synthase 20, translating into MSAAAQETTAGGGGDGKRQGPCRPGHLKLGYHIVVSNAVYVLLAPFAAALALRASRLTPSDLAAARAYLLANLHLAVSLVSVATALATVYLARRPRAVYLLDFACYKPGPDHVVTRETFMKQSSKAGVFTDDNLAFQRKILERSGLGQGTYFPAAVLNSPPNPCMAEARREAEAVMFGAIDSLLAKTGVRARDIGVVVVNCSLFNPTPSLSAMVVNHYKLRGNVASYNLGGMGCSAGLISIDLAKQLLQVHRNSYALVVSMENITLNWYWGNDRSMLMSNCLFRMGGAAILLSNRAADKRRSKYQLVHTVRTHHGADDRAYRCVFQEEDKAGRVGVALSKDLMAVAGEALKTNITTLGPLVLPMSEQILFLTSLIGKKIFGLKMKPYIPDFKMAFEHFCIHAGGRAVLDTIEKNLELSDWHMEPSRMTLNRWGNTSSSSLWYELAYTEAKGRVRRGHRAWQIAFGSGFKCNSAVWRALKDIHPSKEAGSNPWIEEIHRFPVEVPKVESVVSSP